A genome region from Phocoena sinus isolate mPhoSin1 chromosome 16, mPhoSin1.pri, whole genome shotgun sequence includes the following:
- the LOC116741337 gene encoding LOW QUALITY PROTEIN: protein CASC2-like (The sequence of the model RefSeq protein was modified relative to this genomic sequence to represent the inferred CDS: inserted 2 bases in 1 codon), with product MIHEKMHLLLFSEKRVNQYQHRTAEERKPIYNDYQAFPGDIHRHSQRKTQIHFSVSEKQLILWRLEESSTHHNSIDINAXEACGCALTQRQTFHLDMATCPRVTEINSAHCECLPGSRKGQFQL from the exons ATGATACATGAGAAGATGCACCTTCTTCTGTTCAGTGAGAAACGTGTGAATCAATATCAACACAGAACTGCTGAAGAAAGAAAACCTATATA CAATGATTACCAAGCCTTTCCAGGCGACATCCACAGACATTCTCAAAGAAAAACCCAGATCCACTTCTCC GTCTCTGAAAAGCAACTTATTCTCTGGAGACTTGAGGAATCATCTACACATCACAATTCTATAGACATCAATGC TGAAGCATGTGGATGTGCTTTAACACAGAGGCAGACCTTCCATTTGGACATGGCCACCTGTCCACGTGTCACTGAAATTAATTCAGCCCATTGTGAGTGCCTGCCTGGAAGCCGGAAAGGCCAATTTCAGCTCTAA